TTGTCGTTTAAGTCTTGTGGATTCACCGTACGAGGCATACATCCTCCTTGATCGATTCTGTAATAAGTCACCCATAGGTCAATGGGTGGCGTTTTGGAACTCGATGCCCGGCTTTGCGACTGGCCTAGTAAGCTGCGCATCTAACTTAGTCTGTTAAAAAGCAATTTCGACAAAGCATTGACCTTTTAACTTATTGTTAACTATTGACCCCATGACAAAAAAATACAAATTTGTTGTTCGATTTTTGCGCACAAAAACAAAGGGCTTCTGGTTACCCAGAAGCCCTTAAAAAGCAAGTTATCGCGGCAGTTTACATTACTTAATGCCAGCGAAGTCTCGAAGAAGTGACGCTTTATCCGTAGCTTCCCATGGGAATTCTTCACGACCAAAGTGGCCGTAAGCCGCTGTTTTCTTGTAGATTGGTTGAAGTAGGTTCAGCATTTCTTGTAGGCCGTATGGGCGAAGATCGAAGTGCTGGCGTACCGCTTCAACAATGATGTCTTGAGATACTTTTTCAGTACCGAAGGTTTCGACCATGATAGATGTTGGATCTGCAACACCGATTGCGTAAGAAAGCTGAATCTCACAGCGATCAGCTAGACCAGCAGCAACGATGTTTTTCGCAACGTAACGTGCAGCGTAAGCAGCAGAGCGGTCAACTTTTGATGGATCTTTACCTGAGAATGCACCACCACCGTGACGCGCAGCACCACCGTAAGTATCAACGATGATCTTACGACCAGTCAGACCGCAGTCACCCATTGGGCCACCGATAACAAAACGGCCAGTTGGGTTGATGAAGAAGTTGGTGTCTTTGTTTAGCCACTCTGATGGTAGAACTGGCTTGATGATCTCTTCCATAACCGCCTCACGTAGGTCTGGAGTCGAGATTGAGTCACAGTGCTGAGTCGAAAGAACGACAGCATCAATACCAACGATTTTTCCTTGGTCGTACTGGAACGTCACCTGTGATTTTGCATCAGGACGTAGCCAAGGTAGTGTGCCGTTTTTACGTACTTCCGCTTGTTTCTGCACAAGCAAATGGGAGTACGTGATTGGGGCTGGCATTAGCACATCTGTCTCATTCGTCGCGTAACCAAACATGATACCTTGGTCACCAGCACCTTGCTCTTTTGGATCCGATTTATCAACACCTTGGTTGATGTCTGGAGACTGTTTACCAATGGTGTTTAGTACCGCACAAGAGTTTGCGTCGAAGCCCATTTCTGAGTTGACATAACCGATCTCACGAACGGTTTGTCGAGTGAGTTCTTCAATGTCTACCCACGCAGAAGTGGTGATCTCGCCACCTACCATTACCATGCCGGTTTTAACGTATGTCTCACACGCAACACGGGCTTTTGGGTCTTGTTCAAGAATCGCATCAAGTACTGCATCAGAAATCTGGTCTGCAATTTTATCTGGATGTCCTTCTGATACCGACTCAGAAGTAAACAGGTGCTTAGCCATGTTAGCTCCACTTTAATCTGGTTATATCAGTGAATAGTTTCATCACTGACATTGAATAATATTATTAATTGTAGGTGTATCTACATCTAGACGTCTATTCTAATTTTCATTGCTCGAATTACAAGCTCTTTTTTTAATTTAATACATATCTAAATGTTTTCTTTTATAGAGTTAAATGTCACTAAGATGGATGAAAATAGTAGAAAATAAGCGAGAACCGCAAGTATTCAGACTGTAAAACGTTTGCAGAGCTGAGACGCCTTTGAGAGAATAATCGCCCATCAAAATTAGTTTTCGCTTAACGCATTCAGGAGCAGACATGTCTTCCCGTAAACATCTAGCTAATGCTATCCGTGCCCTTAGCATGGACGGCGTACAACAAGCCAACTCTGGTCACCCAGGCGCACCTATGGGTATGGCTGACATCGCTGAAGTTCTTTGGCGCTCTCACCTAAATCACAACCCAGCAAACCCAGAGTGGGCTGACCGCGACCGTTTCGTGCTATCAAATGGCCACGGCTCAATGCTGATTTACTCTCTGCTTCACCTTGCCGGTTACGAGTTGTCTATCGATGACCTGAAAAACTTCCGTCAACTGCACTCTAAGACGCCAGGTCACCCAGAGTACGGTTACGCACCGGGTATCGAAACGACGACTGGCCCACTAGGTCAAGGTATCACTAACGCGGTAGGTATGGCGCTGGCTGAGAAAACACTAGCAGCACAATTCAACAAAGAAGGCCACGACATCGTTGACCACTTCACTTATGCATTCATGGGTGACGGCTGTCTGATGGAAGGTATTTCTCACGAAGCCTGTTCTTTAGCAGGTACGCTAGGTCTCGGTAAGCTAATCGCGTTCTGGGATGACAACGGCATCTCTATTGATGGTGAAGTAGAAGGTTGGTTCTCTGACGATACACCTAAGCGTTTCGAAGCGTACGGCTGGCACGTCATCCCAGCAGTAGACGGTCACGACTCTGAAGCGATTAACGCAGCGATTATCGCGGCGAAAGCAGACCCACGTCCTACCCTAATCTGTACTAAAACTATCATCGGTTTTGGTTCACCAAACAAATCGGGGTCACACGACTGTCATGGTGCTCCACTAGGCGCTGAAGAAATTGCAGCAACTCGTAAAGCGCTAGGTTGGGAGCACGGTCCTTTTGAAATCCCAGCAGATGTATACGCTGAGTGGGATGCAAAAGAAGCGGGCGCAGCGAAAGAAGCGGCGTGGAATGCGAAGTTTGACGCGTACGCAGCGGCGTACCCTGCAGAAGCAGCAGAACTTAAGCGTCGCCTGAACGGTGAGCTGCCAGCTGAGTGGGAAGAGAAAGCAACACAAATCATTGCAGACCTTCAAGCTAACCCTGCCAACATCGCATCACGTAAAGCGTCTCAAAACGCACTAGAAGCATTCGGTGCTATGCTACCTGAATTCCTAGGCGGCTCTGCTGACCTTGCCCCTTCTAACCTAACTATGTGGTCTGGTTCTAAGTCTGTTTCAGCTGAAAACCCAGCAGGTAACTACATCCACTATGGTGTACGTGAATTCGGTATGACGGCTATCATGAACGGTATCGCTCTGCACGGTGGTTTCGTACCATACGGCGCAACCTTCCTAATGTTCATGGAATACGCGCGTAACGCAATGCGTATGGCGGCTCTGATGAAAGTGCAAAACATCCAAGTTTACACGCACGACTCTATTGGCCTTGGCGAAGATGGCCCAACTCACCAACCGGTTGAGCAAATGGCTTCTCTACGTCTAACGCCAAACATGAGCACATGGCGCCCATGTGACCAAGTGGAATCAGCAGTCGCTTGGAAACTGGCTATCGAACGTAAAGATGCACCGACGTCACTTATCTTCTCTCGTCAGAACCTTGCACAACAAGAGCGTGACGCTGAGCAAGTAGCGAACATTGCTAAGGGTGGTTACATCCTGAAAGATTGCGCAGGCAAGCCAGAGCTTATCCTTATCGCAACCGGTTCTGAAGTTGAGCTAGCGGTGAATGCTGCGACTGAACTGACTGCTGAAGGCAAGCAAGTACGTGTTGTTTCCATGCCATCAACGGATGCATTCGACAAGCAAGATGCCGCTTACCGTGAAGCGGTTCTGCCATCTGACGTGACGGCACGTATCGCAGTAGAAGCGGGCATTGCTGACTTCTGGTACAAGTACGTTGGTTTCGACGGCCGTATCATCGGCATGACCACCTTCGGCGAATCTGCACCAGCAGGTGAGCTGTTCAAGATGTTCGGCTTCACCACTGAAAACGTTGTCAACACAGCGAAAGAGCTTTTAGCTTAATTATTAATTGCTTTGAAAGCCGGGTCCTCGTGACTCGGCTTTTTTGTTTTTGCCCGATAAGAGGAACTAGATGCGATTTATAACTCTATCAGGTAGTATTTGTGACACGAAAAAGATGTAGAGCGATGGAATCATGCTAAAAGTTGCGATCAACGGATTTGGGCGTATTGGACGTAATGTTTTGCGGGCAGTCTATGAAAGTGGCAAAAGCCAAGATATCAAGGTGGTAGCCGTTAATGAGCTAGCGCAGCCCGATGCGATGGCACACTTGCTTCAATATGATACTAGCCACGGTCGATTTGGTAAGAAGATTACTAACGATCAGGAGCATATTTACGTTCACCATGAGAGCGGAGAATTTGATTCCATCCGTATTCTTCATCTGGCAGAAATCGATCTTCTACCGTGGAGAGATCTGGAAGTGGATTTAGTGTTGGATTGCACCGGTGTGTTTGGTTCTCAAGCTGATGGTCAAGAGCATATCAAAGCGGGGGCGAAGAAAGTCTTGTTTTCTCACCCTGGTGCCAGCGATCTCGACAATACCATTATCTACGGTGTTAACCACGATACGCTAACAGCAGATCACAATGTGGTATCTAATGGTTCATGTACGACCAATTGCATTGTACCTATTATCAAAGCCCTTGATGAAGCTTTTGGAATCGATTCAGGTACTATCACTACTATCCATTCTTCGATGAATGATCAGCAGGTCATCGATGCCTATCATTCTGATCTCAGACGGACTCGTGCAGCCAGCCAATCGATCATACCAGTAGACACTAAGTTGCATAAGGGTATTGAAAGAATCTTCCCGAAATTTTCTAACAAATTTGAAGCAATTTCAGTACGAGTACCGACTGTAAACGTCACAGCCATGGATTTGAGCGTCACAATTAATACAAATGTGAAAGTTAATGACGTAAATCAAACCATTGTTAAGGCTTCTCAGTGTACATTACAGGGCATTGTTGACTATACTGAAGCTCCGCTCGTTTCCATCGATTTTAACCATGATCCCCATAGCGCGATCGTCGATGGCACGCAAACCCGTGTCAGTAATGGCCATTTGGTTAAGATGTTGGTTTGGTGTGATAACGAATGGGGATTTGCGAATCGTATGTTAGATACGGCACTCGCAATGCAAGCCGCTCCCCGTCAAATTTGACGCTGCAATGCCACTTTTTAGAGGAAACGCAGATTAGCGGCGATGGAGAAATGTTTATTTCTTGCCTTGAAATAAATAATGATAAACTCCATATCTAAATCAGTTTGAAGAATTATTGGGCTTGGCAGGGTCGCCGGGTCTTAAAAACTTTACTTTTTGAATATTTGAGAGGACACATCATGTCTGTAATCAAGATGACTGACCTGGATCTAGCAGGTAAACGTGTATTTATCCGTGCGGACCTAAACGTACCTGTAAAAGAAGGCAAAGTAACTTCTGATGCACGTATCCTAGCATCTCTACCAACTATCAAGCACTGCCTAGAAGCTGGTGCTAAAGTTATGGTTACTTCTCACCTAGGTCGTCCTACTGAAGGTGAATACGCAGAAGAGTTCTCTCTACAACCTGTTGTTAACTACCTAAACGATGCCCTAGATTGCGACGTTAAACTGGCTAAAGATTACCTAGATGGCCTAGAGCTAAACACGGGTGAGCTTGTTGTTCTTGAAAACGTTCGCTTTAACAAAGGCGAGAAGAAGAACGAAGAAGAGCTATCTAAGAAATACGCAGCGCTTTGTGACATTTTTGTAATGGATGCATTCGGTACGGCTCACCGTGCACAAGCATCTACTCACGGTGTTGGTATGAACGCGCCAGTAGCGTGTGCTGGCCCTCTACTAGCGGCTGAACTTGAAGCACTTGGCAAAGCAATGGACAACCCAGAGCGTCCACTCGTTGCTATCGTTGGTGGTTCTAAAGTATCTACTAAGCTAACGGTTCTAGAGTCTCTATCTAAAGTTGCTGACCAACTTGTTGTTGGTGGTGGTATCGCGAACACATTTATCGCTGCAGATGGCCACAACGTAGGTAAGTCTCTATACGAAGCAGACCTGGTTGAAACGGCTCAAAAATTAATGAAAGAGTGTTCTATCCCAGTTGCGACTGACGTTGCATGTGCGAAAGCATTTGATGAAAACGCAGAAGCTGAAATCAAGCACGTTTCAGAAGTGGCTGACGACGACATGATCTTCGACCTTGGTCCAGAATCAACAGCGACTTTAGCTGAAATCATCGGCAACGCGAAAACTATCCTATGGAACGGCCCTGTAGGTGTATTTGAATTTAAGAACTTCGAAGCGGGTACAAAAGGTATCTCTGAAGCAATCGCTCAGTCTGCAGGTTTCTCTGTCGCAGGTGGCGGTGACACGCTAGCAGCTATCGACAAGTTCGGTATTAAAGCTGACGTTTCTTACATCTCTACGGGTGGCGGTGCATTCCTTGAATTCGTGGAAGGCAAAGTATTACCAGCAGTTGCGATGCTTGAAGAGCGCGCTAAGTAATTAAACGAAAGCGGGGGAGTGACTCTCCCGCTTTCTGGTTTGCTGCAAGTCTCATTGTTCTTTGCTAGAATGACGCACGTTGTGAGCAAACGTTTGCAAGAATTTAAACTTAACAAGTTTTATTTTTAAAACGACAGATAAATAGGATTACATCCATGTCTAAGATCTTCGATTTCGTAAAACCAGGTGTTATCTCTGGTGATGACGTACAGAAAGTTTTTGAAGTAGCAAAAGAGAACAACTTTGCTCTTCCGGCAGTAAACGTTGTAGGTACTGACTCAGTAAACGCAGTACTTGAAGCAGCAGCTAAAGTGAAAGCTCCGGTTGTTGTTCAGTTCTCTAACGGTGGTGCAGCTTTCTTCGCTGGTAAAGGCATTAAACTTGAAGGCCAAGGTGCGCAAATCCTTGGTGCTGTAGCAGGTGCTAAATACGTTCACGCAGTTGCTGAATCTTACGGTGTTCCAGTAATCCTACACACTGACCACGCAGCTAAGAAATTACTACCATGGATCGACGGTCTTCTAGACGCTGGTGAAGAGTTCTTCGCACAAACTGGTAAGCCACTATTCTCTTCTCACATGATTGACCTTTCTGAAGAGTCTCTAGAAGAGAACATCGAAATCTGTGCTAAGTACCTAGAGCGTA
This window of the Vibrio neptunius genome carries:
- the metK gene encoding methionine adenosyltransferase; this encodes MAKHLFTSESVSEGHPDKIADQISDAVLDAILEQDPKARVACETYVKTGMVMVGGEITTSAWVDIEELTRQTVREIGYVNSEMGFDANSCAVLNTIGKQSPDINQGVDKSDPKEQGAGDQGIMFGYATNETDVLMPAPITYSHLLVQKQAEVRKNGTLPWLRPDAKSQVTFQYDQGKIVGIDAVVLSTQHCDSISTPDLREAVMEEIIKPVLPSEWLNKDTNFFINPTGRFVIGGPMGDCGLTGRKIIVDTYGGAARHGGGAFSGKDPSKVDRSAAYAARYVAKNIVAAGLADRCEIQLSYAIGVADPTSIMVETFGTEKVSQDIIVEAVRQHFDLRPYGLQEMLNLLQPIYKKTAAYGHFGREEFPWEATDKASLLRDFAGIK
- the tkt gene encoding transketolase, translating into MSSRKHLANAIRALSMDGVQQANSGHPGAPMGMADIAEVLWRSHLNHNPANPEWADRDRFVLSNGHGSMLIYSLLHLAGYELSIDDLKNFRQLHSKTPGHPEYGYAPGIETTTGPLGQGITNAVGMALAEKTLAAQFNKEGHDIVDHFTYAFMGDGCLMEGISHEACSLAGTLGLGKLIAFWDDNGISIDGEVEGWFSDDTPKRFEAYGWHVIPAVDGHDSEAINAAIIAAKADPRPTLICTKTIIGFGSPNKSGSHDCHGAPLGAEEIAATRKALGWEHGPFEIPADVYAEWDAKEAGAAKEAAWNAKFDAYAAAYPAEAAELKRRLNGELPAEWEEKATQIIADLQANPANIASRKASQNALEAFGAMLPEFLGGSADLAPSNLTMWSGSKSVSAENPAGNYIHYGVREFGMTAIMNGIALHGGFVPYGATFLMFMEYARNAMRMAALMKVQNIQVYTHDSIGLGEDGPTHQPVEQMASLRLTPNMSTWRPCDQVESAVAWKLAIERKDAPTSLIFSRQNLAQQERDAEQVANIAKGGYILKDCAGKPELILIATGSEVELAVNAATELTAEGKQVRVVSMPSTDAFDKQDAAYREAVLPSDVTARIAVEAGIADFWYKYVGFDGRIIGMTTFGESAPAGELFKMFGFTTENVVNTAKELLA
- the epd gene encoding erythrose-4-phosphate dehydrogenase, giving the protein MLKVAINGFGRIGRNVLRAVYESGKSQDIKVVAVNELAQPDAMAHLLQYDTSHGRFGKKITNDQEHIYVHHESGEFDSIRILHLAEIDLLPWRDLEVDLVLDCTGVFGSQADGQEHIKAGAKKVLFSHPGASDLDNTIIYGVNHDTLTADHNVVSNGSCTTNCIVPIIKALDEAFGIDSGTITTIHSSMNDQQVIDAYHSDLRRTRAASQSIIPVDTKLHKGIERIFPKFSNKFEAISVRVPTVNVTAMDLSVTINTNVKVNDVNQTIVKASQCTLQGIVDYTEAPLVSIDFNHDPHSAIVDGTQTRVSNGHLVKMLVWCDNEWGFANRMLDTALAMQAAPRQI
- a CDS encoding phosphoglycerate kinase, with translation MSVIKMTDLDLAGKRVFIRADLNVPVKEGKVTSDARILASLPTIKHCLEAGAKVMVTSHLGRPTEGEYAEEFSLQPVVNYLNDALDCDVKLAKDYLDGLELNTGELVVLENVRFNKGEKKNEEELSKKYAALCDIFVMDAFGTAHRAQASTHGVGMNAPVACAGPLLAAELEALGKAMDNPERPLVAIVGGSKVSTKLTVLESLSKVADQLVVGGGIANTFIAADGHNVGKSLYEADLVETAQKLMKECSIPVATDVACAKAFDENAEAEIKHVSEVADDDMIFDLGPESTATLAEIIGNAKTILWNGPVGVFEFKNFEAGTKGISEAIAQSAGFSVAGGGDTLAAIDKFGIKADVSYISTGGGAFLEFVEGKVLPAVAMLEERAK